The region AGGTAGCCCAGACCCAGACTGCGACCttaattaccagggcagtccatctgctttcgcgggcaacttacagtaacgggttagggggaaaataacattttttttttttttgcgtgcattgaagtcgGGGAGATTTTTTTGgacggaatgcgctctcagaaaagtttgaaagtgagtgcggttctgtagtaacggtactgtagtacgtcaagtaacacaggaatttattgggaataaagatctctttgatatccagctactactgtttcattgttgatattttttttcttgtttttcagacactgcgttccttggtgagttaacttaaactgatcctagtttaatactagcctataacttaagagtcatagaatgtgcttgttacgatcgaccaagactagtttttattatcctagccaaatcatttttcaaacacctagtacagaacttactccgTCTTATATACCatcaaacttttgcaacgtttgtaatattcctcggcaacttctggtagagtctgaaaacggctgtagttacactaaggattcaacgcaagtcacaaccttgatatgtctagaattgcctttgcggtttttgatcgcgataactttcgtggaaatttcgttgaaacttcgttgacaaccgtgcccgcaagtagtctaaatcttgtcaacgaaattaaccgattttcaacttttttttatcgatttttgaTTCCTTGGCGGTAGCCGTAGGAATCTATGCGGTCATGactgcgtgtgtatgtgtgtatgtgtgtgcgtatgtgtgtgtgcgtgtctgtgtgtgtgtgacgccaagcttgaaattaggttttctcagcaatcccaaggtagattgatctcattcttggtacataggttacccatcatgagtagacgatccctatttattttggtgctaatatcatgaatattaatgagtgggcggggcttagagtgattttcaacaaatgtcaatatcttcgcaaccgtaagttaaattttcatggaacttggtttggtggtacaagaggaaagtcctctatatgaatatggtgacagtttgtccaatctcattattattcatgaggggcggggctaagtgttgtttttcgcaaaaaagcttgaaattaggttttctcagcaatcccaaggtggattgatctcattcttggtacataggttacccatcatgagtagacgatccctatttattttggtgctaatatcatgaatattaatgagagggcggggcttagagtgattttcaacaaatcttcAGTATGACCCGGCCAGGAGTCGAACCCCCTAACCTTCCAGCTGCAAGTCGGAATTCTACCCCAATACTATTAATGAGggggcatgaatattaatgagtggtagagcttaaagcaaattctttaaaatatcaatttgttcatcaaacttgagctgatagcaaggaacaacatttgtgttgatgctacattaatattcataaaaggtcGGAACCAAGTGTGCACAATGaacctacagtaatatttactgtagatgccaaggaatctcaaaacctcttggttttcttgttaacttttgttatcgatcgttgattttttttcaacgggagttaagcgaaatcagtactgtaggaTAGCCTACAGTTGTGTGAAAGGTTAATTACCGGCCTATAACACCTCTCTGATTAAGAAGAAATACACAGACCTTTATGATGAACAGTTCCCATTGCTTAACTTCAACTTCAATGTACAGTCTGCTTGATGagatctcaagaagggaaacttCAAGCGGTTTCATAAgttgtactgtatgttaatgcCCAATATTAAGAATGATGAAACCATCTGAGGAGATCAAAAGTTACTTGAGGTTATACTTCAAGCAGTTTCATTAGTTGTACTGTATCATAATGCCCAATATTATGAAtgatgaaaccaactgtggagATGAAAAGTTACCTGAGCTTATACTTCAAGCGGTTTCATTAgttgtactgtatgttaatgcCCAATATTAAGAACGATGAAACCATCTGAGGAGATCAAAAGTTACTTGAGGTTATACTTCAAGCGGTTTCATTAGTTGTACTGTATCATAATGCCCAATATTAAGAAtgatgaaaccaactgtggagATGAAAAGTTACTTGAGCTTATACTTCAAGCGGTTTCATTAGTTGTTCTGTATGTTAATGCCCAATATTAAGAAtgatgaaaccaactgtggagATGAAAAGTTACTTGAGGTTATACTTCAAGCGGTTTCATTAgttgtactgtatgttaatgcCCAATATTAAGAATGATGAAACCAACTGAGGAGATGAAAAGTTACTTGAGGTTTTACACAAGCGTGAGTTGCACACTagtaaaaacagcccccaaactcCCTTCCCtaaaagaaaaggatacttatcaggctgtaaTAGGCTGTGAAACGTTAAGAGATTTTAAAGGATGTCTTCTAAGTAATAATCCAAGGTAATCTGGGCAGTTTTCAAAAGATTAGTaatccactacgaaaacgcatgagtagacactttggatggtagaatgagaaggaaggacaTTGACCGGAGAGAgccggtcactgagggtgcacagtgttaaaagattacaaGGGCATaatagacacggtagaatgtggtgctaatgttgtggggagacaggtaagcgggtcactcgtaaatatataaaccagtaagttttatcatTTACTTGAGGTTATACTTCAAGTGGTTTCATTAgttgtactgtatgttaatgcCATATAAGAGTGATGAAACCAACTATGTAGATGAAAAGTTACTTGAGATAATAGTTGTCAGTGGTTAAACTGTTAAGTCTTGGAACAGAAGCAAAACCTTGTGAATGAAAACTTGGATGGAGCTTATAACATGTGGGTGCTCCATATTTTATAGATAAACCCTGTTGGTTTTgatgtaggtcaaaggtcatgagaGGTCAATATGTATTAGCAAAATGTGGAAATTTTGTAAACTAAGTGTCTTATTGATGGAGCCATGGATTGATTGAATACTTTGCATGTTGATGGCCAATATTCAGTAGATAAAGCCAAGTGGTTTTAGCAGCTATAGGTCATAGGCCAGTTGGGGTTATCCAAAGTCTATATTTTAACAATGCCTACAGCAGGGATGTAAGTcctccgtatttttacggaaatccgttttttttttttaaattccattaaagtttccacaaaattgtacgaATATCAAgcacacaacgcggcaaaaatgcctggcccgttgcagcaagctaacttcaattttcactcatcgatcaaccaaaataccataccctgttacacatcgcattgcaatgtacaacattgtgccatgtgaacatcgttgcgtacgtacgaacttcaaatcgccatagctcatttctgtcgtagAAAAACCTTGCCTAGTTCACATCTTcttaactgctggtgctcgacataagtttcggaattaacgcttgtgatatttgtgagcggtgGAAATCTAtgggatacgcatatgatagtTGATATTCGTGATCGCATTCGAGTGTGagattgttttttatttcgGAGTTCGCATGCGACGTaatcgtaactttgagctagcctaacataacgatagtgtgtaagtagtcagaactaggagtaggatgtgttagcgctaatacttttgagctagcctaacataacgatagtgtgtaagtagtcagagctaggagtaggatgtgttaggacggcattcacccgggggtctccgaatagttttccgtatttttgggggggctgcacttacatccctgctaCAGGCAATAACTCAACAATAGCAAACTAAAATAGATCTCAAAAATGGTTTTAATTAATTCCCTCCATACTGAATGGCtattatgaagaaaataaaGTGTTTTTGTGTGCAGTGGAGGACTGGATGTCATATATGTTACTTTAGGGAAGCAGCTAGAGCTGTCAGAAAAGTGGAAACATTTTAATCAGTGTCTGAAGTAAGGTAATTCTGACATGTCTCAAAATGCAGctgatattaaaatgttttgtatttctgGTTCCTATTTTTATCAAGCCCATACATATGCATAGATCTGCAATTTGTGCCATTTGTCAGTATGTCATGGTtagttgttaattttgttatcaagtattttatactgtatatgttttattGCTACACCCATTCCAGGGTCTGGAGATGTACGACTAATTAATGGTTATACTCCAGGCGAAGGAACCGTCCAGATATATTACAATAAAGAATGGGGAACAATCTGCGATGACAATTTTGACCTACAagacggtcatgtgatctgccGCCAGCTCGGCTATAGTGGAGCTCTGGAGTACCAATCCAGTGCTTACTATGGTTCAGGAGATGGACCCATTCTGTATGAATTAGATTGCAGTGGTTGGGAGGACAGCTGGAGGGATTGTAACTACAATGACTGGGAGACCAGTTCCTGCTCACATTATGAAGATATAGGATTACAATGTACACATGATATTGGTGAGTATCAAAGGGTTTATGTATTATATGAAGATCTTCTGTATACCCATCATTTTATTGGTTACGATGTTGACGGttcagtaacctttgcaatcgtgCTGTCATGGCACTGGCAAACTTCTATAAAATGACCACTGATTTTCAGCAAGAAAGCAAAGTTTTTACATGTTGTGCTTGCATACCCAGCCATCTGTCTGTTGTCATTCTGTAATCTCCCAGTTCTAAAAAGCTTCCAGTCAATTTCAATACTCTTGCTTCCTTATACCATCAGGTAGTTTCAATTGTGATTATTGCAAATATAAAAAGTCACTTCAGGTGGTATTGTAGGCACTGTTCTCATGATGGTTGTTTgtatgtttctttttgttttgtcttttttttctgttttgggGGAGACTTTCCATTACTTTGTGATGTTACCATGGCTGGTTCTCATTCATAGTTTCAGGATGCTTCATAAATCTTAAAATAAGATTAAGAAAAGGAAGTGCTTTTGTGTgcagtggaggtcaaaggttacttgAGGGAAGCAGCTAGAGCTGTCAAAATGTGGAAACATTGTAAGACAGTATCTAAAGTAAGGTAATTCTGACATATCTCAAATGCAGctgatattaaaatgttttgtatttctgGTTCCTATTTTGATCAAGCccatacatatgcatatatctGCAATTTGTACCATTTGTCAGTATGTCATGGTtagttgttaattttgttatcaagtatgttatactgtatatgttttataGCTACACCCATTCCAGTGTCTGGAGATGTACGACTaattaatggtatatatacTCCAGACGAAGGAACAGTCCAGATATATTACAATAACGAATGGGGAACAATCTGCGATGACAGTTTTGACCTGCAagacggtcatgtgatctgccGCCAGCTCGGCTATAGTCGAGCTCTGCAGTACCAATCCGATGCTTACTATGGTGAAGGAGATGGACCCATTCTGTATGGCCTATATTGCAGTGGTAGGGAGGACAGCTGGAGGGGTTGTAACTACTATGGCTGGGACACCAGTTCCTGCTCACATAGTGAAGATGTAGGATTACAATGTACACATGATATTGGTGAGTATCAAAGGGTTTATGTATTATAGCGAGATCTTCTGTATACCCATCATATTATTGGTTACAATGTTgaaggctcagtaacctttgcaatcgtgCTGGTGTGTGTTGGTGGGTGCAGGGGCATAGGTGAGTGTGTATGCGACGTcctaaacatgatatctcaagatgggttACCTCTGCAGTTCTCATGTGGCATGTGGCTTCTAaattagtacaagaaccctattgctttgggcggaggtcaaaggtcattttgggtcatcATAGGGGAAaattagaaaattaaaaaatgctgTGTCTCCATGACCTGAACATCAATGGAGCTCATATATGCAAAGTTTGATAGCCTTATTGTAGTGTAACATTTTATACAATTTCATGTAGTTCAGAGTTCATTAAAGGCAGGAATGAAAGGTTAAAACTTGATATActtataaacacgatatctccagaTAGAACACTTAATTGgctctcatattttgcatgCGGCTTCCCTATAATAAGTAAAAGAAGATTcctgtttttggtggaggtcaatggtcgtttggggtcatcaaaggtcacacTCTGGAAAGCCTTATACACACAAACCTTGTACAACAGGATATCCCAAGATAGTTTACATCACATGGAATATATTTGGCTAGTCTCCTTcttatagtgagtacaagaaccctattattaTTGAGTGGATGTAactgtcatttggggtcagtaTACAGTAGGTCCGTAAGTATCTTACTGATGGAGTCATGGTTTGATAGAATACTTTGCATGTTGATGGCCAATATTTAGTAGATAAAGCCAAGTGGTTATAGCAGAGGTCATAGGTCAGTTGGGGTTATCGAAGGTCTATATATTAAAAATGCATACagacaataactcaacaagagCAAACTGAAATAGATCTCATAAATGGGTTTTAATTAGTTCCCTCCATACTGAATGGCTATTAAGaagaaaagaattttttttgtgtgcagtgGAGGACTGGAGGTCATATATGTTACTTGGGGAAGCAGCTAGAGCTGTCAAAATGTGGAACATTTTAAGCAGTATCAGAAGTAAGGTAATTCTGACATGTCTCAAAATGCAActgatattaaaatgttttgtatttctgGTTCCTATTTCTGTCAAGCCCATACATATACAAAGAGATCTGCAATTTGTGCCATTTGTTACTGTGTATCAGTATGTCATGGTTAGTTTGTAGAATGGTCCATCAAAATACACTGATAAACATAAAATTTAATTGAGTATAAATACGATAATTATCCTGAGTAAGCAAAGTATGTAGATGTTTATCTTTCATCCATATTCCTCAGGTTTTGCACAACTTCAAACATTCATCATTAACTATTGGCTATTACAAGCTCCAGGTCTATCATTGGATTTGGGTTACTTTAACAGCACACACCATTGATGAATAAATatcactttaaaataaatcaaaaagaGGTTAACCAGATGCTTTTGCAGACTTTGTGTTATGATTATATTAAATGGTTGTCTATGCATCATCCTTCAAGATTCTTACTGAAATATATTCACATACAGGATCCAGTTCAACTTCTGTCACTGGATTAGTGGTCACTGCAATCATTGTCATCTTAATCGGCGTCTGTTGCTGTAGTATCTGTGCTGCTGTGATAAAGAATTCAAGGCAGCCAAGATCTTCAGCAACTGCTGCGGGGACTCACCAACAGGTGCCCCATCAGACAAATCAGATGGCTGCGATACAACCACTCCCGACATCAGGTCAAACAACCCAAACCGCAGTGGGAGATAATCCACCCCCATACATGGAAGTGATGTCTAGCCCTATGAAGTATCCACCACCAGGCACTCAGAGTAACCCAGCATACCCCCCACAGACCTATCCTCAACAACCAACTGCAACCCAACCAGCCATTGTTCCCTACCCTACACAGCAAGCACCTGTTCCTTACCCTACACAGGCAGCCCCAAACCCACAGCAACCAACTGTTGCCCCATACCCACAGCAACCCACTGTTGCCCCATACTTACAGCAACCAACTACTGTTCCTTACCCACAGCAACTCCCCAATGCTCCATACCCACAACAACCCACTGTTGTTCCTGCTCAGTCATATCCAGCTGCTGTGCCTCAGGGGTACCCTCCTCAGAATAATCAAGCAGAGCTGTACCCACAACAGAGTAACCCGACAGTGCCACAGAATGGAGAGTTGAACAATGTATCACCCTCAGCTCCACCAATGCAGTCTCAGCCTGAGTAAAAATCTCAAATCACATCAAGAGTAGAAACTGACCCCATTTATGAAGGACCTTCTGACAGTGACCCCTTTGAATGGTCTGTACTAACCCTTGTGTTCCTGAAATAATGTAGTACTATAATGTTTGTATTGGGGACATCCATTTGGATCTGGTCTTTTTCTACTTGCTCATATTCAACATTAGCGTTTTAAGggaatttttctttttgataGTGTTTGTTTGCCTTGTATGTATGTGATAGcttgtttgtaaacacaataacaccTATCATTAGCTTCTACCTTAATGAGCAGAAGTAATATTTTTCAGTGGAGGATAATTGTCAGTAAAAATTAAAGTctgaaaaattgtaaatttatgaGCTCTAATTTATTAAGGTGCTTTGATGTACTTTATACTTGGTATATGGATCCAACTTATTGcgtataaatatatcatattgtgtTCTTTTgaggaggtcaaagatcaacagaggtcaaagtccgAGCTTTGTGAACTTGTTAGTTCCAATATTATAGCTTGAATGAACTTGACATCTGGTATTAGGATCCACCTTATTAATAAAACTCTTCTTGTGTGCAGAAAGGTATTGAGCAAAGTTTGTTAAGTTATATTTAGTTTAATATCAATAATTGATTTATGGTACCATTGTGACAACAACCAATTTTAATATTGCAGAGGCTGATATCACCAACAGTTACTATGTActttctttattcatttgatAATTTGAAGTCCTAACTAATGAACAAAGGTCGAGGTTTTAAGTGAACAATATATTTGAGGCTAATATTTGTGAAATTGTATAGTAAGTCTTCTTTGTGGATAATGCTTATTTTTGCAACCATTTTAGAGGCTATACTCAATCAACAGTAAATCATATTTTGGAGTCGAAACTTATGATGGAAAGTTGCAATATTGAGATAACCTTATCATTGCATGTTCTTATGAGACTTTTGTAGATTTTGTGACTATTTTAGAGACTAGTATACATAAGTGAAATGGCATCATTAGGGACTTGATTTTATCTGTATCATAATTGTGATATTTTTCACTAAGGCATCAAAAGTTTGTCATGATATTTGCAGAATTTTTGGTATATACAGTACTCTAGACCAATCAATGAAGTGAATATAAACAAGGTTaagacaaaaaaacaagagCAGTCATGATAAACAGATGAGTTTTATGTTGGAACTTAAAACAATCAAAAGTAAGTAAAATACCAAGTGCAGGCGGCAGGGCGTTCCATACACATGGTTGCGCGAATATGAAACGACCCTACCACCATAAAACTTAGACTTTCTCAATGGTTGGTGGAGGGCCAGGGTTTGAGTGATGAATGCACCCACCACAACACCATGTCAATAGTTCTCAGTGAGTGGAAATGTCTAGCAGGATTCATTGTCATTCATCCAGAAAGTAATTTTATTCTTccttttcacaaatattgaacGGTTATTAACTGCCAGATTTACATGGCAGTCAAGCCTATATAACTATAGAAAATCAGTCTTaatgcttctttttttcttatttcatttGAAAGCTCAGAGCTATTTTTAAACCTTCTGCATTTGTATGTGACCGTACTACATCTCAGCCACAATGCAGTATTGTGTCAATAGTCACCAAGACTTCAGTATCGTCTTGCAACTGAGCTCCACAAACTGAATTACAGATGAGTCCTCGATCACAACAACTGTTATATTTGCTTTTGGTTCATGACCAGTGCTTGTTTAGGTCACTTGCAAAATGATAGTAGCCTACTGTGATTGGTAACATTTGCTGAAGCTGGGCAGTTGTACAGCCTTAAACAAACATACTGCGCCctgggtgttactaaaacgaatgacaattgcgttacacataaaaaatgacaacatgttgtacacactaaaaaattgcgttgactaaaacgagtgacagtaatgacagcacagacatttgcttcaaccggatatcacagttcagacttcgtgggtatctagatctagtaaagtacagATAAGATAAACACGCACCTAagcttatagtaagcgaaattgtaagtctgattttaaaaagtaaatttaacgtcatttttccgatattaattgttagaaactaacaacactataatcttgaaacggcttcagttatctttctatgtaaatctacagaggtaaaaagcacagcactcaagcgcattcttacacaaaaactttccctgtggtttctatccgtaaattacaccaaaaccctgcaaccacgtaacatgggattttcctcaaatcagtTTGGcacagaaaaccaataaccgcatttactccactccgttgatcattctatctcttctcaacactgtccttcgttgtcattcgctgtcatttaCGATGGCCCATTAGGGCCatagtgagaaaaaaaattgtcaagtaaaaaaaaaaaatcaagtgaGAAATtgataagtgaaaaaaaaaaaaaattccaaccATAGAATTAATATGTCAtgacagattatttaatctgtcgtaacagataatttaatctgtcgtaacagattatataatctgtcgtaacagattatttaatctgtcgtaacagaatatataatctgtcgtaacagattatttaatctgtcgtaacagattatttaatctgtcgtaacagattattttaatctgtcgtaacagattatttaatctgtctaGTCTACGCCAGGCGATGAACGACGAAAAAACACACACGAGTATTGAAGtgtatagaatatatatatccaaaccCAAGCCTGGGCACGAGAAGGGAGAACTCCAACATAATAACGCTGAACAATACCACGGAGAGGCGTTAACTGCTACAACACAATGCACGCTGCACGTGCAACATATACAGTAGCGCATAGCGCATGATACATTGTACGGGGACTTTGATGTGCCACGTTAAAGCtgctttaaataaaattaatgccCATGAGGTCATCCGTTTGTGTACGAGGAAGGGGATATAGATGAGTTTATACGGGGTATCAAAATTACATAAGTTCTTTCTAGTAATCATTTTCCTTCCGTCAGTTTCGCTTTTTCCAAATATTCTGGACTTTGAAAATCTAAGGACATGTTTGTGAATCAATGGTGGCGCTGTCCTCGCTAcaggatccccccccccaccttgttTCGGACCTGGCTATATTTCTGTGAGCGTCTCTGTTATCATACATGTTTTCAATGACTAAGCTATCATGTGATCGTGCACAGTTACACAAACTTGTAATGTAAAGTAGATGTATAGAGGAAATGCATGATAATTGTTCTAATCAAAATAGCCtaaaaaataactttatttcagaGATATTCGTGATTTCACCATATAGGTTCGGCAAGTCAGAGATCAAGAGCCAAGCATTGCAGCTTCCACTGCTAGTTTGGACCAACTCAGGTCATGCAAACtttcgttaaaaaaaaacatttaatagGTTATGTGGGACGGAAAACCTGAATGAGACAAATTCCCACCCTGCCGTTTGAAAATCCACCTTTTAGTATACGCGTAATGCTGTATAGAAGTCCCAAACAGCAAGTTCCGAACCAAAGAACGATTACTAAGCGTTCTAACGGGGATAATTCAAGTTCAAATTGGATATAGGGATTTGCCTCCCACGGAtatctcacccccccccccccccgttgctACATTTACCTCAACAATAGAGCTGTAACTTATCATCCAAAGTATTCACACTTCCAGTATATTAAAAAAGATAACctattttaaatattatcaaCTGATTTCACCTTTTCAAATGATATCACCTTTCAGcgttaaaatatttttttctgatcAACAATTCCTAACATTCCCTATATGAAGAACCCTccctatattatttttaattcttaCGCTTTCATACCCTCGAAAATAGGAAAACACATCATTTATTCGTCTAGAATTTAAAAAtggtaaatatttcttttcatgtcataaaagaaaatttggcaaaaaattgTTGCTTTGAGAATCAGGAATTGTGACAATGTGTTTTAATATCATCGTGGCATACATTGTTACCATTCTGATAAACTTTCAATGTCCTGTCCTAGCTTTCGATACATTAGCACGCAGCTGAAGTTTGAAAATGTAGCACCAAAAGTAAACTAGAAGCAAACGGGcgtaattccatcaatgcacaTCGCCgtaataaatttgtttttttcaccaaaatttaCCCCAAAAATTGCGTTCTTAAAATTTGGCGGTGCCAATGGTGCCACGTATGGATTTATGCAGTTCCACGTCATTATGTGGCGGGAACCATTTTGTTAACATATAAGGTTCACATAATTTTATACTGCATTTTGGTCGGTTTTGGCGTTCCACACTCTTGCTTGATGTGTGTAGCCAATATAAACACACTACCATAGTCGTTTCCTCATAGTTACAGGAATGCAGGATAAATCGACCCAAAAATTCATTTGCTTGCAATCTGAACTAACTGACATTTCGCTCATAGAAGAAGTAATATGGCACGTCAAATTCTCCGTACAATGGTATTCCATCTATGTGTGATTGATTAATCTGTTACGAAAGAATATATAATcagttacgacagattaaacaatctgttacgacagattaaataatctgttacgacagattaaatatgTTACGACACAtgaaataatctgttacgacagattataTCATCTGTTACGGCAGATTAAATGATCTGTCATGACATTAATTCTTTggttggaattttttttctttcaattgtcattttttttttcacttatcaATTTttcacttgattttttttttttacttgacaatttttttttctcactatGGCCCAAATGTGCC is a window of Apostichopus japonicus isolate 1M-3 chromosome 21, ASM3797524v1, whole genome shotgun sequence DNA encoding:
- the LOC139963230 gene encoding neurotrypsin-like isoform X5 — its product is MDFQHFTKKGNEVKLILLSCLLASTLSQDNGDVRLSGGSTLNEGRVEIYYAGSWGTVCDDNWSIDDANVVCRQLGLGGPEYAASPFGPGTGEIWLDDVFCSGTESRLDSCSHRGWGVHNCAHNEDAGVRCSAANPVTNVRLVNGYSTLEGRLEIFYNGQWGTVCDYSFDTEEGNVICRQLGYAGVNQIHSNAYFGEGVGPIMASINCYGFSDEQQWTDCSIGDWDTNICSHNEDVGLTCLEATATPIPVSGDVRLINGIYTPDEGTVQIYYNNEWGTICDDSFDLQDGHVICRQLGYSRALQYQSDAYYGEGDGPILYGLYCSGREDSWRGCNYYGWDTSSCSHSEDVGLQCTHDIGSSSTSVTGLVVTAIIVILIGVCCCSICAAVIKNSRQPRSSATAAGTHQQVPHQTNQMAAIQPLPTSGQTTQTAVGDNPPPYMEVMSSPMKYPPPGTQSNPAYPPQTYPQQPTATQPAIVPYPTQQAPVPYPTQAAPNPQQPTVAPYPQQPTVAPYLQQPTTVPYPQQLPNAPYPQQPTVVPAQSYPAAVPQGYPPQNNQAELYPQQSNPTVPQNGELNNVSPSAPPMQSQPE
- the LOC139963230 gene encoding neurotrypsin-like isoform X6 encodes the protein MDFQHFTKKGNEVKLILLSCLLASTLSQDNGDVRLSGGSTLNEGRVEIYYAGSWGTVCDDNWSIDDANVVCRQLGLGGPEYAASPFGPGTGEIWLDDVFCSGTESRLDSCSHRGWGVHNCAHNEDAGVRCSAANPVTNVRLVNGYSTLEGRLEIFYNGQWGTVCDYSFDTEEGNVICRQLGYAGVNQIHSNAYFGEGVGPIMASINCYGFSDEQQWTDCSIGDWDTNICSHNEDVGLTCLEATVSGDVRLINGIYTPDEGTVQIYYNNEWGTICDDSFDLQDGHVICRQLGYSRALQYQSDAYYGEGDGPILYGLYCSGREDSWRGCNYYGWDTSSCSHSEDVGLQCTHDIGSSSTSVTGLVVTAIIVILIGVCCCSICAAVIKNSRQPRSSATAAGTHQQVPHQTNQMAAIQPLPTSGQTTQTAVGDNPPPYMEVMSSPMKYPPPGTQSNPAYPPQTYPQQPTATQPAIVPYPTQQAPVPYPTQAAPNPQQPTVAPYPQQPTVAPYLQQPTTVPYPQQLPNAPYPQQPTVVPAQSYPAAVPQGYPPQNNQAELYPQQSNPTVPQNGELNNVSPSAPPMQSQPE